From Candidatus Vondammii sp. HM_W22, one genomic window encodes:
- a CDS encoding transglycosylase SLT domain-containing protein encodes MTGWLRKGQRSIDIGLMQVNWRYHQERLGTPWQVLDPYHNLRVGAAILQECYKTRQDWWSSVGCYHAPANSNRADRYRRRVVSHWRRIISEG; translated from the coding sequence TTGACGGGCTGGCTCCGTAAGGGCCAACGCTCGATTGATATCGGCCTGATGCAGGTTAATTGGCGCTACCACCAGGAACGGCTCGGTACGCCATGGCAGGTGCTCGATCCGTATCATAACCTGCGTGTGGGTGCTGCCATCCTGCAAGAGTGCTACAAGACCCGACAGGATTGGTGGTCCAGCGTGGGTTGTTATCATGCGCCAGCGAACTCAAACCGGGCAGACCGCTACCGTCGACGGGTGGTTTCTCATTGGCGTCGGATCATAAGTGAAGGGTAG
- a CDS encoding TIGR03759 family integrating conjugative element protein — MNAIDISSTVVKQTGQNESSIEANTLSVTDLARARLWDLSEVEWRRYKQLMQGIRGTISPSTISPIEVLGIHARDDVERQRYAEVCARAMREDVERILAFQRAYDAAGKHLYPNEPLIDVDRLSGNAEEMSAFQSSDHLLFFARPECPVCDVLMNKLLKQIDEVSGIDIYLTDVSSGDDDSVRDWASTHQINPEWVRNWRITLNHDGGALDKLTRGQGKVPTVLRCRGEELLQLPVSDL; from the coding sequence GTGAACGCGATCGATATTTCCAGCACCGTGGTTAAACAAACCGGTCAGAATGAATCATCAATAGAAGCGAACACTTTATCGGTAACGGACTTAGCGCGTGCCCGTCTCTGGGATTTGTCGGAAGTGGAATGGCGCCGCTACAAACAGTTAATGCAAGGGATTCGCGGAACCATCAGCCCATCGACGATATCGCCAATAGAAGTGCTCGGTATCCATGCAAGGGATGATGTGGAACGCCAGCGATATGCCGAAGTCTGTGCACGTGCCATGCGCGAGGATGTGGAGCGTATTCTTGCGTTTCAACGCGCATACGATGCGGCAGGAAAACATCTCTATCCCAATGAACCGCTGATCGATGTCGACCGGTTATCTGGAAATGCAGAAGAGATGAGCGCGTTTCAATCTAGCGATCACCTGTTATTTTTCGCCCGGCCCGAGTGTCCGGTCTGTGATGTGCTGATGAACAAACTGTTGAAACAGATCGATGAAGTTAGTGGCATTGATATCTACCTCACGGACGTGTCGTCAGGGGATGACGACTCAGTACGGGATTGGGCATCGACTCACCAGATCAATCCTGAATGGGTACGTAACTGGCGGATCACCCTTAATCATGATGGTGGTGCATTGGACAAACTGACGAGAGGGCAGGGCAAAGTACCCACTGTATTACGTTGTCGGGGAGAGGAGCTGTTGCAGCTCCCGGTATCGGATCTTTAA
- a CDS encoding phage integrase N-terminal domain-containing protein translates to MKNLNYQLKQLCRQNRDGSYSTQTKRAHHLMLIANQLHVLGFHGMGASSLKPKHVDALVKHWLDQDLSTGTIKNRMAVLRWWAQKVDKQNVVARSNDHYGIPNRQFVTNTSKAKVVNAPDLEKISDPYVRMSLELQQAFGLRREEAIKFRPGFADRGDHVLLKSSWTKGGKARVVPVRTDEQRDLLNRVRQLAGNGALISSDRNYVQQLRVYERLTANAGLSKMHGLRHAYAQQRYEELTGWKSPAAGGPITKALNQEERVCDRQARLIISRELGHERPQIVAIYCN, encoded by the coding sequence TTGAAAAACCTGAACTACCAACTCAAACAACTCTGCCGCCAGAATCGGGATGGCAGCTATAGCACCCAGACCAAACGGGCGCATCATCTGATGCTCATCGCAAATCAGTTGCATGTGCTGGGTTTTCACGGGATGGGTGCCAGTTCCCTGAAGCCAAAGCATGTTGATGCACTGGTCAAGCACTGGCTGGACCAGGATCTTTCCACCGGGACGATCAAGAACCGGATGGCGGTGCTGCGCTGGTGGGCACAGAAAGTGGACAAGCAGAACGTCGTGGCGCGATCGAACGACCACTACGGTATTCCTAACCGACAGTTCGTGACCAACACATCAAAGGCAAAGGTGGTTAACGCACCAGATCTGGAAAAAATATCGGATCCCTATGTCCGCATGAGCTTGGAGTTGCAACAGGCCTTTGGCCTGCGTCGGGAGGAGGCGATCAAGTTTCGGCCTGGGTTTGCGGATAGGGGAGACCATGTTCTCCTTAAGTCCTCCTGGACCAAAGGAGGAAAGGCGCGTGTTGTTCCGGTACGTACCGATGAACAACGCGATCTGTTGAATCGAGTGCGACAACTTGCCGGCAATGGCGCCCTGATCTCAAGTGATCGGAATTATGTCCAACAACTTCGCGTGTATGAACGCCTTACCGCCAATGCCGGGCTATCGAAGATGCATGGCCTGAGACATGCTTACGCACAGCAGCGCTACGAGGAACTGACTGGCTGGAAATCACCGGCTGCCGGCGGACCAATTACGAAAGCATTGAATCAAGAAGAGAGAGTGTGTGACCGTCAGGCACGCCTTATTATTAGTCGGGAGTTGGGACATGAGCGCCCGCAAATAGTTGCGATTTATTGCAATTGA
- a CDS encoding type II toxin-antitoxin system RelE/ParE family toxin, with protein sequence MKTYKTKWFHKWAVKEGVMDESLVSAVQEISSGLIDADLGGHVVKKRVGLHGRGKRGGVRTLVAFRHEDKAFFIYGFAKNERANITQKELKALRILAAELLHYGTAALEQAVDAEELIEVINDG encoded by the coding sequence ATGAAGACATACAAGACCAAGTGGTTCCATAAGTGGGCTGTGAAAGAGGGTGTCATGGATGAGTCCTTGGTATCGGCTGTCCAAGAGATATCCTCCGGCCTCATTGATGCTGACCTGGGTGGCCACGTAGTTAAAAAGCGGGTTGGTTTGCATGGCCGTGGCAAACGCGGCGGAGTACGGACCCTGGTAGCATTCAGGCATGAGGATAAGGCCTTCTTCATCTATGGCTTCGCTAAGAACGAGCGCGCTAACATCACCCAGAAAGAGCTCAAGGCGCTCCGAATATTGGCCGCAGAACTACTACACTATGGCACGGCCGCACTGGAACAGGCAGTCGATGCTGAGGAATTGATTGAGGTAATAAACGATGGCTAA
- a CDS encoding helix-turn-helix domain-containing protein, with the protein MAKEIIKAVHETAKGLHKAGVMDAVTLRDFDALCLPPVKKYTAAQIKRIRARNKASQAVFAAYLNTSPSTIQKWEQGQKKPNGPSLKLLNLVDRNGLEALA; encoded by the coding sequence ATGGCTAAAGAGATCATCAAAGCAGTCCACGAAACAGCAAAAGGGTTGCACAAGGCAGGCGTAATGGACGCAGTGACGTTGCGCGACTTCGATGCCCTCTGTCTTCCTCCCGTGAAGAAATATACTGCAGCACAAATCAAGCGCATCCGAGCGCGCAACAAGGCCAGTCAGGCAGTATTTGCCGCTTATCTGAATACCAGCCCATCAACAATACAGAAGTGGGAGCAGGGCCAAAAGAAACCAAACGGACCTTCACTCAAACTGCTCAATCTGGTAGATAGAAATGGCCTGGAGGCACTCGCCTGA
- a CDS encoding YbhB/YbcL family Raf kinase inhibitor-like protein yields MQRKKRSRSSFFHLQPIIAEGEFSSEVTSHGKMGPEGPDSTRQGINSYTDWFAGNADMAGGYDGPCPPWNDSIVHHYHFTFYALNIPRCPVEGCFGRNEVLTALEGHVLGKISITGTYSLNLNVPASV; encoded by the coding sequence GTGCAGCGCAAAAAAAGGAGCCGAAGCTCCTTTTTTCATTTGCAACCGATTATTGCCGAGGGAGAGTTCTCCTCAGAGGTGACCTCACACGGGAAGATGGGACCTGAAGGACCGGATAGCACGCGTCAGGGCATCAATAGCTACACTGACTGGTTTGCGGGTAATGCAGATATGGCCGGTGGCTACGATGGCCCCTGCCCACCCTGGAACGACTCCATTGTCCACCACTATCACTTCACCTTTTATGCCCTGAATATCCCGCGTTGTCCTGTCGAGGGGTGTTTTGGCCGGAATGAGGTATTGACCGCGCTTGAGGGCCATGTGCTTGGGAAGATAAGCATCACGGGAACTTATAGCCTTAATCTCAATGTGCCTGCCTCAGTATGA